A stretch of the Nerophis ophidion isolate RoL-2023_Sa linkage group LG27, RoL_Noph_v1.0, whole genome shotgun sequence genome encodes the following:
- the LOC133544220 gene encoding LOW QUALITY PROTEIN: epithelial cell-transforming sequence 2 oncogene-like (The sequence of the model RefSeq protein was modified relative to this genomic sequence to represent the inferred CDS: inserted 1 base in 1 codon; deleted 1 base in 1 codon) — MEDNLNGNRHSLTPWKPGVTVTDHDARRRPSDARFSCWTPLNNQTSNMQLFEERINLILHWFDLWTDRQRKHMLHSVLARCTKPQLRSCRDLLVKTLPVTRVDMAAVLPRFLSLYIMSFLSPLDLCYAAQVSWHWRLLSEQDCLWAGRCIRQGWFLPYTPGEKEFGVWKNYYVYCVNTLDRLTPREAAQQYGTLNQPSDEPAEELEERLQKRMVRQSIRAKIEEEKRMSLTFRKAWSSSTKLGESGGGSIQTRISWSPRTCERPGVRLSTSRALSLERAMSFSRASDPHSTLTSKPASLQPHRPHSATRMLLVSNRIPAYELVLSGAKAEVDVVLYDHMGTFSALLSQVERAFSGRTVQRIGLLAPGGTEEIHLFNRSCLSDRTLLTPAHQEFWQKLCVFVASADQGGGIDIFSPLAASISGVALMQTLSTLTGLKVWAPMGLATGSFQNILSEWSDGSVAAGGISNQRLGGPALHYVSAQVLQSWCRQTQWLEAALGELRMSLEPCLQQASLQARGRALGHSLWERVCLEDLCLSEDLSQALTEGLTALSKQKDTKPLEFLGTFLTRWKGASGATEANRTDDVSLNLGPPKVQMDWRGVIARELHHSELLYISRLEALVKAYQEPLTAALNSNRAILSSADVHVVLSPVAHILDVNRGFQVALKNRLQKWGAEQCVGDVCLELCTQLRVYTNYFNNYTTALSTIDKRRETKPAFRAFLKRTDRTLTTHMLSVQELLLCPMWRIQEYTTLLQALTVHTHSGHPDHTHLSSALNTLQRCTQFIQELKRNREKDCLLEETQQMIQGCPSLREGNRQLITSQDAAMVQSPSEDIPESLRIFEHVADIGLFLFTDALVLTRRKTQHTPFTXVHRSTHTFLASVELASLAVRKISNSRYVSHAFVLEGPCRSWVCTTQHGEEMEHFLCVLRSTMQTALTMS; from the exons TTATTTGAGGAGAGGATCAACCTGATACTCCACTGGTTTGATCTGTGGACAGACCGACAACGGAAACACATGCTGCATTCCGTGCTCGCACGCTGCACCAAGCCCCAGCTCAG GTCCTGTAGAGATCTGCTGGTCAAAACTCTTCCGGTGACTCGAGTGGATATGGCGGCGGTTTTGCCTCGCTTCCtgtcactttacatcatgtcatTCCTGTCCCCTCTGGACCTCTGCTACGCTGCCCAGGTCAGCTGGCACTGGAGATTATTGTCTGAACAG GACTGTCTGTGGGCGGGACGCTGCATCCGACAGGGCTGGTTTCTTCCCTACACACCTGGAGAAAAGGAGTTTGGTGTCTGGAAGAACTACTACGTCTACTGCGTCAACACACTGGACCGGCTGACCCCCCGTGAGGCAGCACAGCAGTACGGAACCCTCAACCAACCCAGCGACGAGCCAGCGGAGGAATTAGAGGAGAGGCTGCAAAAGAGGATGGTCCGGCAGAGTATCAGAGCGAAGATTGAAGAGGAGAAGA GGATGTCACTGACTTTCAGGAAAGCCTGGAGCAGCAGCACAAAATTGGGGGAATCTGGAGGTGGTAGCATCCAAACCAGAATTTCCTGGTCTCCAAGGACCTGCGAACGTCCGGGCGTCAGACTGAGCACAAGCAGAGCACTGAGTTTAGAGCGAGCCATGTCATTCAGCAG AGCCAGTGACCCACACTCCACCTTAACCTCCAAACCTGCATCGCTTCAACCTCATCGACCACATTCTGCAACTCGCATGCTGCTGGTCTCCAATAGAATCCCTGCCTATGAG CTGGTGCTGAGTGGTGCCAAAGCTGAAGTGGATGTGGTTCTCTATGACCACATGGGGACCTTTTCTGCGCTGTTGTCCCAGGTGGAGAGGGCTTTTTCTGGGCGCACGGTTCAAAGGATTGGCCTGTTAGCTCCAGGAGGAACAGAGGAAATCCACTTGTTTAACC GCAGCTGCCTATCAGACAGAACCCTGCTCACTCCCGCGCACCAAGAATTCTGGCAAAAACTGTGCGTCTTTGTTGCCTCTGCAGACCAAGGCGGTGGGATTGACATCTTCTCGCCACTTGCAGCATCAA TCTCAGGAGTGGCGCTCATGCAGACTCTGTCCACTCTGACGGGTCTGAAGGTTTGGGCGCCGATGGGTCTCGCCACTGGAAGTTTTCAGAATA TCTTGAGTGAGTGGTCTGACGGTAGCGTTGCTGCTGGCGGGATCTCCAACCAACGACTAGGAGGTCCAGCGCTCCATTATGTCAGTGCACAAGTCTTACAGAGCTGGTGTAGACAAACTCAGTGGCTGGAGGCGGCATTGGGCGAGCTGAGAATGTCTTTGGAGCCTTGTCTGCAACAGGCCAGCCTTCAAGCACGGGGTCGAGCTCTAG GTCATTCCCTGTGGGAGAGAGTTTGTCTTGAGGATCTGTGTTTGTCTGAAGACCTTAGCCAGGCGCTCACTGAGGGACTCACTGCTCTCAGCAAACAGAAAGAT ACGAAACCTTTGGAGTTTCTCGGCACTTTTTTGACAAGGTGGAAGGGTGCGAGCGGGGCCACGGAGGCAAACCGAACAGATGATGTCTCTCTGAATTTGGGACCTCCCAAG GTGCAAATGGACTGGAGAGGTGTTATCGCTCGAGAGTTACATCACAGCGAGCTTCTGTATATCAGCAGACTGGAAGCTCTAGTAAAG GCATACCAGGAGCCTCTCACAGCAGCCCTCAACTCCAACAGAGCCATCCTCAGTTCCGCTGATGTGCACGTTGTCCTGAGCCCCGTCGCACACATTCTGGACGTCAACAG GGGGTTCCAGGTAGCTTTAAAAAACAGGCTGCAAAAGTGGGGTGCAGAGCAGTGTGTTGGTGATGTGTGTCTGGAACTCTGCACACAACTCAGAGTGTACACAAACTACTTCAACAACTACACTACTGCCCTCAGCACCATCGACAAG CGTAGGGAAACAAAACCGGCGTTTCGAGCTTTCTTGAAGAGAACTGACAGGACTCTGACAACACACATGTTGAG TGTGCAGGAGCTGCTGCTGTGTCCGATGTGGAGGATCCAGGAGTACACAACTCTCTTACAAGCGCTCACCGTGCACACACACAGCGGTCACCCTGACCACACACACCTCTCGTCCGCCCTCAACACGTTGCAGCGATGCACACAGTTCATCCAAGAG CTAAAGCGCAACCGTGAAAAAGATTGCCTTTTGGAGGAAACCCAACAAATGATACAAGGCTGTCCG AGTCTCAGAGAGGGGAATCGACAGCTGATAACCAGTCAGGATGCTGCTATGGTCCAGAGTCCCAGTGAAGACATACCAGAGTCTCTCAG GATCTTTGAGCATGTGGCAGATATTGGCCTCTTCCTGTTCACCGATGCATTGGTGTTGACACGGAGGAAAACGCAACACACACCGTTCA TGGTGCACAGGAGCACACACACCTTCCTGGCATCCGTGGAGCTCGCCAGCCTCGCCGTGAGGAAAATCTCAAACTCACGCT ACGTGAGCCACGCCTTCGTCCTGGAG GGTCCCTGTCGGTCGTGGGTGTGCACCACTCAGCACGGGGAGGAGATGGAGCACTTCCTGTGTGTGCTGAGAAGCACCATGCAGACAGCCCTGACGATGTCGTGA